A portion of the Alkalinema sp. FACHB-956 genome contains these proteins:
- a CDS encoding GspE/PulE family protein, translated as MTTLSLQQQLKNRSITLEAALQAIVSPTGTVALDLVDTPLSNHCFKQLRQTPLPVLPLLLWQNRYYLGSPKALDHTELQTLKQRLNTDIEIIRIDEISYRKWYRQHTIDHKTIATAKLINPLTGEADTEDITELTELSLAQTDNQIERVKTIIASALRHRASDIHLEPSAEGLKVRYRIDGILRTVTTLPSDISRKVIVSIKVMSEMDIADSRRPQDGRMAEQYMSPDQQEQGLDLRVSTLPCVSGVKGEAGEKIVMRLLRQQNSFQTIADLGFSDRALSIYHYWLSQPQGLIIYTGPTGSGKTSTLYTSIQAIAQDSKNITTVEDPVEYILPDITQTQVNETAGMTFAAGLRAILRQDPDIIMLGEIRDHETAETAVRAALTGHLVLTTLHTNDAAGAIPRLRDIGPEPGLISDALLGVVAQRLVRRVCPHCATPYTPTDADLKVLGLQPEDANPKAWRKGKGCAHCFHSGYLGREALIELLHVDETIRQIIYDGSMVQLNRYLQESEFQSFRLAAIDKVTQGITTIEEIKRVLPFSALHSKFSHPVATHPTGQRVANLTRVS; from the coding sequence ATGACCACCTTATCCCTACAACAACAACTCAAAAACCGATCGATCACCCTAGAAGCAGCCCTACAAGCGATCGTCAGTCCCACCGGCACCGTCGCCTTAGACCTCGTAGACACCCCCCTCTCTAACCACTGCTTCAAACAACTGCGGCAGACCCCACTGCCCGTCCTGCCCCTCCTCCTCTGGCAAAACCGCTACTACCTCGGTTCTCCCAAAGCCTTAGATCACACCGAACTACAAACCCTCAAACAGCGACTTAACACAGACATCGAAATCATCAGAATCGATGAGATCAGTTATCGCAAATGGTATCGCCAACACACGATCGACCACAAAACGATCGCCACTGCAAAACTGATCAACCCCCTCACCGGCGAAGCAGATACCGAAGACATCACCGAACTCACTGAACTATCCCTCGCCCAAACCGACAATCAAATCGAGCGCGTCAAAACCATCATCGCCTCAGCCCTACGCCACCGAGCCAGCGATATCCACCTAGAACCCTCCGCAGAAGGCTTAAAAGTTCGCTATCGCATTGACGGCATCCTACGCACCGTCACCACCCTGCCCTCCGACATCAGCCGCAAAGTCATCGTCTCCATCAAAGTCATGAGCGAGATGGACATTGCCGACAGCCGCCGCCCCCAGGACGGTCGTATGGCCGAACAATACATGTCCCCTGACCAACAGGAGCAAGGACTCGATCTGCGTGTCAGCACCCTTCCCTGCGTCAGTGGTGTAAAAGGCGAAGCAGGCGAAAAAATCGTCATGCGTCTCCTCCGACAACAAAACTCCTTCCAAACGATCGCCGACCTCGGCTTCAGCGATCGGGCACTCTCCATCTACCACTACTGGCTCAGCCAACCCCAAGGCTTAATCATCTACACAGGCCCCACTGGTTCCGGCAAAACCAGCACCCTCTACACCAGCATACAAGCGATCGCCCAGGACTCCAAAAACATCACCACCGTTGAAGATCCCGTCGAATACATCCTTCCCGACATTACCCAAACTCAAGTCAACGAAACCGCAGGCATGACCTTCGCCGCAGGGTTACGCGCCATTCTGCGCCAGGATCCCGACATCATCATGTTGGGCGAAATCCGCGACCATGAAACCGCAGAAACCGCAGTCCGCGCCGCCCTCACCGGACACCTCGTTCTTACTACCCTACATACGAATGACGCCGCTGGCGCAATCCCCCGTTTAAGGGATATTGGCCCAGAACCCGGATTAATTAGTGATGCTTTATTAGGCGTCGTCGCCCAGCGTCTTGTCCGTCGCGTCTGTCCCCACTGTGCAACCCCTTACACCCCCACCGATGCCGATCTCAAGGTCTTAGGATTGCAACCCGAAGACGCCAATCCCAAAGCTTGGCGCAAAGGCAAAGGCTGTGCCCACTGCTTTCATTCCGGTTATCTAGGTCGAGAAGCCTTGATCGAACTCCTGCACGTTGATGAAACCATCCGACAAATCATCTACGACGGCTCCATGGTGCAACTCAACCGCTACCTCCAGGAAAGCGAGTTCCAGTCCTTCCGCCTCGCCGCGATCGACAAAGTCACCCAAGGCATTACCACAATCGAAGAAATCAAGCGCGTCCTGCCCTTTAGCGCCCTGCATTCTAAATTCAGTCATCCTGTAGCTACCCACCCAACCGGACAAAGAGTCGCGAATTTAACCAGGGTCAGTTAA
- a CDS encoding RICIN domain-containing protein — protein MLKSRTKTFAFAIISALLSTTAVAGQAQAETFSIGGKALNTNSQFRRIDGEPRMSIWDLVRNDPDQDFQRLQGNRGGVLLRHRTTGKCLNAYRRWNGAEFNVWTCNPNDSDQNWQINSLGGQAVQLRLAGTNFCIDTPTRTNGGKVHLWSCDSNNPNQRWTVSTTQLPQIPPSAQRILDAVKRVNPEVNYRFDGSYTYCNWFAGDVLQLLGVPVPRVNSTASWNYYNSVVFDRQQKPFLAEHFHRFFQAGGNGQWKLVDAATAVNRANQGRIVVATADVPPGGRDGHIAIVIPGGSGTNVRIAQAGLRNGSNLSVKEGFGDRTPSYFEYIGPR, from the coding sequence TCGATCGGCGGCAAAGCACTGAACACAAATAGCCAATTTCGTCGAATTGATGGTGAACCTCGGATGTCAATTTGGGATCTTGTGCGCAATGACCCTGATCAGGATTTCCAGCGATTACAAGGAAATCGAGGAGGTGTTTTACTTCGTCATCGGACTACTGGTAAATGCCTCAATGCCTATCGTCGCTGGAATGGTGCTGAATTTAATGTTTGGACTTGTAATCCCAACGATTCTGATCAAAACTGGCAAATTAACAGTTTAGGCGGTCAAGCAGTTCAGCTTCGATTAGCTGGGACTAATTTCTGTATTGACACACCAACGAGAACAAATGGAGGCAAAGTTCATCTATGGAGTTGTGATAGTAACAACCCTAATCAGCGTTGGACTGTCTCAACTACACAACTTCCGCAGATCCCTCCATCAGCTCAGCGAATTCTGGATGCAGTAAAGCGTGTTAATCCAGAAGTAAACTATCGCTTTGACGGAAGCTACACTTACTGTAATTGGTTTGCAGGAGATGTTCTGCAATTATTAGGTGTACCTGTGCCTCGAGTCAATTCTACGGCATCTTGGAATTATTACAATTCTGTAGTTTTCGACAGACAGCAAAAACCTTTCCTTGCTGAACATTTTCACAGATTTTTCCAGGCCGGTGGAAATGGTCAATGGAAATTAGTGGATGCTGCAACCGCAGTCAATCGAGCGAATCAAGGAAGAATTGTGGTTGCTACGGCAGATGTTCCTCCAGGTGGAAGAGATGGGCATATCGCAATTGTTATTCCAGGTGGATCAGGGACTAATGTCAGAATAGCTCAAGCAGGTCTCAGAAATGGCAGTAATCTCAGTGTAAAAGAAGGGTTTGGAGATCGGACACCATCCTATTTTGAGTATATTGGGCCACGTTAA